DNA from Diaphorobacter limosus:
TGGGCCGCGGGCAGCGCACGGCATCATCTATAACTGAGACAAATCACATACTGAACGCCGCAGCCGGCCGCAAGGCGCTGCGGTTTCTTGCGTTTGCATGTCGCTCAACGCCTTTGCCCTGATCATCCTCGCCGGACTGATCCATGCCGTGTGGAACATCGCCGCCAAGAAGGCCGGTGGCGATGCGCGCTTTGCCTTCTTTACCGCCGTGCTGATGATGCTGGTCTGGGCGCCACTGGGCTGGTGGCTGGGGCGCTCGGCCGTGCCGCTGTGGGGCGCGCGCGAATGGGCCATCGTCGCCCTGAGCGGCGTGCTGCATGTGCTGTATTACGTGGTGCTGTTGCGCGGCTATCGCAAGGCCGATCTGACGGTGGTCTACCCGCTGGCGCGCGGCACCGGGCCGCTGGTGACGGCGCTGGTGGCCGTCACGCTGCTGGGCGAGCGGCTGTCGCTGACCGCCGTGCTGGGCATAGCCGGTGTGGTGGCCGGGGTGTTCCTGATTGCCGGCGGGCCCGGCCTGCTGCGCGCCGGGCGGGACGAGCAGGCGCGCCGGCTTGTCAGGAAGGGCATGCAGTACGGCGTGCTCACCGGCCTGTTCATCGCCAGCTACACGGTGGTCGATGGCTATGCGGTGAAGGTCATGCTGCTGTCTCCCATTCTGGTGGACTACATGGGTAACTTCGTGCGCGTGCTGGTGCTGGCGCCCGTGGCGCTGCGCAAACCCGCCGAGCTGGCGCCGCTGTGGGCCGCGCAGTGGCGCTTTGCGCTGCTGGTGGCCGCAGTTAGCCCCGTGGCTTATGTGCTGGTGCTGTTTGCCATGCAGAGCGCGCCCCTGTCCCATGTGGCGCCGGCGCGCGAGGTCTCCATGTTGTTCGCGGCCCTGCTGGGCGGCCATCTGCTGGGCGAGGGCGACCGCGCCGCGCGCATCGCCGGGGCGCTGCTGATTGCCTGCGGCGTGGTGGCGCTGGCGCTGGGTTGACCCGGGTTTACACCGGCCCGGTCAAGGCCAGATAGCTGCGCCTTGTCTCGGGCGAGACCGAGGCCAGCAGCTGGGCGTGTGGCGTCTGGTGGCGCGCCAGCATGCGCGCCGAGGCAACGGTCTTGGACTTGCAGAACCAGTGGCAGCTGTGCTGCATCAGCAGCAGCTCGGCCGTCATCGTGAAGGCGCGCTCGCGCGCTGCCAGATTGCCCTCGTTGCGCAGGGCGCGGCCCATGCCGGCGGCGTGGATGGCCAGCAGCTCGCGCATGTCGAACGTGGCGGCGGGCAACAGCTGGGTGGCAAAGGGCAGGCCCAGCGGCAGGCGGCTGACGCGCGCCAGTGCCGTGGGCACGCGGCGAAAGTCGTCCACGAAGCGCTCGAACTGCTCGACCAGCTGCGTCTCGCTCTCGGCCAGCAGGCTCAGCACCTGCTGGCGGCGCTCGTCGCCTTGCTCGCCCATGGCGCGCAGATAGCCCTGGGTGAGCTGCTCCATCAGGCGCTCGATCTGGTAGGGATGCAGGTGCCGGGCGAGCAGGGCGATGCGCCGGCGCTGCTGCTGGTGGTTGAGCACATAGGCGCCGGTGGCGCCCAGGGCCAGCAGAAGAAAGAAATCC
Protein-coding regions in this window:
- a CDS encoding DMT family transporter, which codes for MSLNAFALIILAGLIHAVWNIAAKKAGGDARFAFFTAVLMMLVWAPLGWWLGRSAVPLWGAREWAIVALSGVLHVLYYVVLLRGYRKADLTVVYPLARGTGPLVTALVAVTLLGERLSLTAVLGIAGVVAGVFLIAGGPGLLRAGRDEQARRLVRKGMQYGVLTGLFIASYTVVDGYAVKVMLLSPILVDYMGNFVRVLVLAPVALRKPAELAPLWAAQWRFALLVAAVSPVAYVLVLFAMQSAPLSHVAPAREVSMLFAALLGGHLLGEGDRAARIAGALLIACGVVALALG